One part of the Podarcis muralis chromosome 3, rPodMur119.hap1.1, whole genome shotgun sequence genome encodes these proteins:
- the EDARADD gene encoding ectodysplasin-A receptor-associated adapter protein isoform X1, with protein sequence MASPGDPPLPEADQAMKEPVEDTDPSTLSSEETNKYPVQDTALPKDDEYQTEKVTLEIASVNIRSLTSDSGLIQQPEEDDDSQSSTGESPTALKKSCTENGTCSLCLSRQPTISDLLNDEDLLYMMRIKLDPAHPTVKNWRNFASKWGMTYDELCFLEQKPQSPTLEFLLRNSDRTVEQLIDLCKLYQRVDIEKMLLKWVEKEWPKRRHGTYQNNY encoded by the exons aTGGCTTCTCCCGGGGACCCTCCTCTGCCCGAAG CAGATCAGGCAATGAAAGAGCCAGTAGAAGATACAGACCCTAGCACTTTATCCTCAGAAGAA ACAAACAAGTACCCTGTTCAAGACACAGCACTACCAAAAG ACGATGAATACCAAACAGAAAAAGTGACGTTGGAAATAGCATCTGTTAACATTAGGAGCCTGACATCTGATTCGGGTCTCATACAACAG CCAGAAGAAGATGATGACAGCCAAAGTAGTACTGGTGAATCACCTACAG CTCTGAAGAAGTCATGTACAGAAAATGGCACCTGCTCCTTATGTTTGTCTCGCCAGCCAACCATCAGTGACCTGCTCAATGATGAGGACTTGCTGTATATGATGAGGATAAAGTTGGATCCTGCCCACCCTACAGTGAAAAACTGGAGAAACTTTGCAAGCAAATGGGGAATGACCTACGATGAATTGTGTTTCCTGGAACAGAAACCACAGAGTCCCACCTTGGAGTTTTTGCTACGCAATAGTGACAGAACTGTGGAGCAGCTGATTGATCTCTGTAAATTATATCAAAGAGTTGATATTGAGAAAATGCTGCTGAAGTGGGTGGAAAAAGAATGGCCAAAGAGACGGCATGGAACCTATCAGAACAACTACTAA
- the EDARADD gene encoding ectodysplasin-A receptor-associated adapter protein isoform X2 — protein MASPGDPPLPEDQAMKEPVEDTDPSTLSSEETNKYPVQDTALPKDDEYQTEKVTLEIASVNIRSLTSDSGLIQQPEEDDDSQSSTGESPTALKKSCTENGTCSLCLSRQPTISDLLNDEDLLYMMRIKLDPAHPTVKNWRNFASKWGMTYDELCFLEQKPQSPTLEFLLRNSDRTVEQLIDLCKLYQRVDIEKMLLKWVEKEWPKRRHGTYQNNY, from the exons aTGGCTTCTCCCGGGGACCCTCCTCTGCCCGAAG ATCAGGCAATGAAAGAGCCAGTAGAAGATACAGACCCTAGCACTTTATCCTCAGAAGAA ACAAACAAGTACCCTGTTCAAGACACAGCACTACCAAAAG ACGATGAATACCAAACAGAAAAAGTGACGTTGGAAATAGCATCTGTTAACATTAGGAGCCTGACATCTGATTCGGGTCTCATACAACAG CCAGAAGAAGATGATGACAGCCAAAGTAGTACTGGTGAATCACCTACAG CTCTGAAGAAGTCATGTACAGAAAATGGCACCTGCTCCTTATGTTTGTCTCGCCAGCCAACCATCAGTGACCTGCTCAATGATGAGGACTTGCTGTATATGATGAGGATAAAGTTGGATCCTGCCCACCCTACAGTGAAAAACTGGAGAAACTTTGCAAGCAAATGGGGAATGACCTACGATGAATTGTGTTTCCTGGAACAGAAACCACAGAGTCCCACCTTGGAGTTTTTGCTACGCAATAGTGACAGAACTGTGGAGCAGCTGATTGATCTCTGTAAATTATATCAAAGAGTTGATATTGAGAAAATGCTGCTGAAGTGGGTGGAAAAAGAATGGCCAAAGAGACGGCATGGAACCTATCAGAACAACTACTAA